Proteins co-encoded in one Garra rufa chromosome 21, GarRuf1.0, whole genome shotgun sequence genomic window:
- the manea gene encoding glycoprotein endo-alpha-1,2-mannosidase codes for MARFRRKSCCALITLALALFIITVILKSLSPEDNHFGSQFALKLIPPPRQMEQDNSVVVSAKPAQMIPEEKADRMENKMQEFPDPNYNVHTFYYVWYGNPQFDGKYVHWDHPLLPHWDSKVASGYPTGRHQPPDDIGANFYPALGPYSSRDPSVLEEHMRQLRTAAVGVLAVSWYPRSMKDENGEEIDNLMPLVLDAADKYQLKVVFHIEPYKGRDDANMRENIKYIVERYGNHPAFYKYKTTTGKFLPLYYIYDSYLQTPDVWAQLLKPNGISTIRDTPYDGIFIALLVEERHKKDILAAGFDGLYTYFATNGFTYGSSHHNWRSIKTFCDYNNLVFIPSVGPGYIDTSIRPWNSQNTRNRINGKYYETSFNAAVEARPQMISITSFNEWHEGTQIENAIPKTWGKTVYLDYLPHKPTAYLEMTQKWARKFSDEQKKWLE; via the exons ATGGCACGGTTTAGGCGGAAATCATGTTGTGCACTTATCACATTAGCCTTAGCCCTGTTTATTATAACAGTCATCTTAAAGTCTCTGAGCCCTGAGGATAATCATTTTGGCAGTCAGTTTGCATTAAAACTCATTCCACCTCCAAGACAAATGGAACAAGATAACAGCGTTGTTGTATCCGCTAAACCTGCGCAGATGATACCAGAGGAGAAAGCTGATAGAATGGAGAACAAAATGCAAGAATTTCCCGATCCAAATTACAATGTGCACACTTTCTACTATGTGTGGTATGGGAACCCGCAGTTTGATGGAAAATATGTTCACTGGGATCATCCGCTCTTACCACATTGGGACTCCAAAGTGGCCTCAGGGTATCCCACAGGACGACACCAGCCTCCTGATGACATCGGGGCCAATTTCTACCCTGCACTAGGGCCATACAGCTCTAGAGATCCATCGGTTTTAGAGGAACATATGCGACAGCTGCGAACAGCTGCTGTTG GTGTTCTAGCGGTTTCGTGGTATCCACGTAGTATGAAGGACGAAAATGGTGAAGAAATTGATAATTTGATGCCTTTGGTTCTGGATGCAGCTGACAAATATCAATTAAAG GTTGTTTTTCATATTGAACCATACAAAGGACGAGACGATGCAAATATGcgtgaaaatataaaatatattgtggAGCG GTATGGAAACCATCCTGCTTTTTATAAATACAAAACAACCACTGGCAAATTTCTTCCACTGTATTATATATATGACTCCTACTTACAAACTCCAGATGTTTGGGCACAACTGCTTAAGCCAAATGGTATATCGACAATCAGGGACACACCGTATGATGGCATCTTCATTGCTCTTCTTGTGGAAGAAAGGCATAAGAAGGACATACTGGCTGCTGGATTTGATGGACTCTACACATATTTTGCAACCAACGGCTTTACTTATGGCTCCTCACATCACAACTGGAGATCCATCAAAACCTTCTGTGACTATAATAACTTAGTATTCATTCCAAGTGTAGGGCCAGGTTATATCGACACTAGTATAAGGCCTTGGAACTCCCAGAATACAAGGAACCGCATTAATGGCAAGTATTATGAGACCTCTTTTAATGCGGCTGTGGAAGCAAGGCCACAGATGATATCTATAACTTCATTCAATGAATGGCATGAAGGAACGCAAATCGAAAACGCCATCCCAAAGACATGGGGTAAAACTGTGTATCTTGACTACCTTCCTCATAAGCCTACAGCTTATTTAGAGATGACGCAAAAATGGGCTAGAAAATTCAGCGACGAGCAAAAGAAATGGCTggagtga